A part of Aquibium oceanicum genomic DNA contains:
- a CDS encoding metallophosphoesterase has translation MDRITETTIGAARVGILGDPHLGRTFIRGVPLDKRCLREGMVSRDFRQRLENSGRYDVHICTGDLFDRWAVPYVVVFEAAWAYLAAARSNPETRYFVLAGNHDISRDLKRKGALDLFELIVSRCQNVFVVRHGRGALLAEMGGVKVGFFPFHPITPAAELVTEEIDVAFGHWDTICGHDNMVPTERFAEVGCRTVYTGHVHLPDEFTRDGVKVVQVGSMQPYAHGEDTGEMYVTLRPEELEGTDLRDKCVRVLLNRGEPFDQQVDCLQLSFKRVGDNEDDAVEEVSMGEFDLMALFSQAFEEAGVPQTVREKLVERFEEARIKE, from the coding sequence ATGGACCGCATCACCGAAACCACGATTGGCGCCGCCCGTGTCGGCATCTTGGGCGATCCACATCTAGGAAGGACTTTCATCCGCGGAGTTCCGCTCGACAAGCGATGTCTTCGTGAGGGGATGGTGTCGAGGGACTTCCGACAACGGCTCGAGAACTCGGGACGATACGACGTCCACATCTGTACCGGGGATCTCTTCGATCGCTGGGCCGTCCCCTACGTAGTCGTCTTCGAGGCGGCATGGGCCTACCTGGCCGCCGCCCGCTCCAATCCCGAGACCAGGTATTTTGTACTCGCGGGCAACCACGACATCTCGCGGGATCTGAAGAGGAAAGGTGCACTCGACCTGTTCGAACTGATCGTTTCGCGCTGTCAAAACGTGTTCGTCGTCCGGCACGGCCGTGGTGCACTCCTAGCCGAAATGGGTGGCGTAAAGGTCGGCTTCTTCCCCTTCCATCCAATCACACCGGCCGCAGAGCTGGTCACCGAAGAGATCGACGTGGCGTTCGGCCATTGGGATACGATCTGCGGCCACGACAACATGGTTCCGACTGAGCGGTTTGCGGAGGTTGGATGCCGTACCGTCTACACTGGACATGTCCACCTCCCCGACGAGTTCACCCGCGACGGTGTCAAGGTCGTCCAGGTCGGCTCAATGCAGCCCTACGCCCACGGCGAGGACACCGGCGAGATGTACGTCACGCTCCGGCCCGAGGAGCTGGAGGGCACGGATCTCCGCGACAAGTGCGTCCGCGTGCTCCTGAACCGCGGTGAGCCCTTCGACCAACAGGTGGACTGCCTCCAGCTCTCGTTCAAGCGCGTCGGGGACAATGAAGACGACGCGGTCGAGGAGGTCTCCATGGGCGAGTTCGACCTCATGGCACTGTTCTCCCAGGCGTTCGAGGAGGCCGGCGTCCCGCAGACCGTCCGAGAGAAACTGGTCGAGCGGTTCGAGGAGGCCAGGATCAAGGAATGA
- a CDS encoding helicase-related protein produces MKQGDVSLRDYQVADLSFYMRNKRCLNLSDPGTGKTPSVCVKQWWLWKTHGIGTAFVMPLSLLKKNRDEVLRFTGFQPDEVTIVTGLRPLSPAQKKLAETLRNWRGHYKLFGSQKTTFKALREAGIVNEDMSVNEQMFYARTILPYEIANPGKTKVFLMGFDCYSTHWEALPPFVRACHVDEIHKGYKGDSSQRTQGFYDSFKKRMEWFIGMTGTLISGRLDSAYPAIRVIEPRYYPSYKGFYYYHAVEDPITGKLSSWRNHEKLSAIFKKHAIRRTFEMVYGKESKVIIPEYVEMTKKQREIYDQFKDQAFVELEKFFLEGTEPGVAFIRARQIMEHPNVFPNLVGEGTVDIMGGAPCGKEERLDIHFEDHQRTGKPVIVYAALKPQQYRILKLAQKYGLKAAVLNGDVTPKKRGEIDDAFKRGDLNCIIASPAVADVGFNWQWCGDQEVDHMIFASLDFLDTTVLQAYRRCIRGKRGTPLRITVLLYEDSLDNRITWVIYSKSLDAHKVDPTQPVLKLFEHNTNDNEEYKEAA; encoded by the coding sequence GTGAAGCAGGGCGACGTCTCGCTTAGGGACTACCAGGTCGCCGATCTCTCCTTCTACATGCGCAACAAGCGGTGTCTGAACCTGTCCGATCCGGGCACGGGGAAGACACCGTCTGTCTGCGTGAAGCAGTGGTGGCTCTGGAAGACCCACGGCATCGGCACGGCGTTCGTAATGCCTCTGTCGTTGCTCAAGAAAAACCGCGACGAGGTCCTGCGCTTCACCGGGTTCCAGCCCGACGAGGTGACGATCGTCACCGGCCTGCGGCCGCTCTCGCCGGCCCAGAAGAAGCTCGCCGAGACCCTGCGCAACTGGCGCGGCCACTACAAGCTGTTCGGCTCGCAGAAGACCACGTTCAAGGCCCTGCGCGAGGCTGGCATCGTCAACGAGGACATGTCCGTCAACGAGCAGATGTTCTACGCGCGGACGATCCTCCCCTACGAAATCGCCAACCCCGGCAAGACCAAGGTCTTCCTCATGGGGTTCGACTGCTACTCGACCCACTGGGAGGCTCTCCCGCCCTTCGTGCGTGCCTGCCACGTCGACGAGATCCACAAGGGCTACAAGGGTGATAGCTCGCAGCGGACCCAGGGCTTCTACGACAGCTTCAAGAAGCGGATGGAGTGGTTCATCGGTATGACCGGGACGTTGATCTCGGGCCGGCTGGACAGCGCCTATCCGGCGATCCGCGTGATCGAGCCCCGCTACTACCCGTCCTACAAGGGCTTCTACTACTACCACGCCGTCGAGGACCCCATCACCGGGAAGCTCTCCTCGTGGCGCAACCACGAGAAACTGTCGGCGATCTTCAAGAAGCACGCCATCCGGCGCACCTTCGAAATGGTCTACGGCAAGGAGTCGAAGGTCATCATTCCCGAGTACGTCGAAATGACGAAAAAGCAGCGGGAGATCTACGACCAGTTCAAGGATCAGGCCTTCGTCGAGCTGGAGAAATTCTTCCTGGAGGGCACCGAGCCAGGTGTCGCCTTCATCCGCGCTCGCCAGATCATGGAACACCCCAACGTGTTCCCCAACCTGGTGGGAGAGGGGACCGTCGATATCATGGGTGGCGCCCCGTGCGGGAAGGAGGAGCGGCTCGACATCCACTTCGAGGACCACCAGCGCACCGGGAAGCCGGTGATCGTCTATGCGGCCCTCAAGCCCCAGCAGTACCGCATCCTGAAGCTGGCGCAGAAGTACGGACTGAAAGCGGCGGTGCTCAATGGCGACGTCACGCCGAAGAAGCGCGGTGAGATCGACGATGCCTTTAAGCGGGGCGACCTGAACTGCATCATCGCCTCGCCGGCCGTCGCCGACGTCGGCTTCAACTGGCAATGGTGTGGGGACCAGGAGGTGGATCACATGATCTTCGCCTCGCTGGACTTCCTCGACACCACCGTGTTGCAGGCATACCGGCGCTGCATCCGCGGGAAGCGGGGGACCCCGCTCCGCATCACCGTCCTGCTCTACGAGGACAGCCTCGACAACCGGATCACCTGGGTCATCTATTCGAAGTCGCTCGACGCGCACAAGGTGGACCCGACCCAGCCGGTTCTGAAGCTGTTCGAGCACAACACGAACGACAACGAGGAGTACAAGGAGGCGGCATAG
- a CDS encoding phage integrase N-terminal SAM-like domain-containing protein translates to MHNQPNSPAISPLPQRLIDDMNLRRFGHEARRKYLREIGRLATFLARSPNTASPDDLRRFQIWQQIEGVPVPTMNSVVSALRFFFNTTVDRPDFGRRLVRLGHPRKLPVVLCREEVTRRLDATTCKPTGRLNPIGFHNDGAGPRTGS, encoded by the coding sequence ATGCACAACCAACCGAACTCGCCCGCGATCAGCCCGCTTCCTCAACGCCTGATTGACGACATGAACCTGCGCCGCTTCGGACACGAGGCCCGACGCAAATATCTCCGGGAAATCGGACGGCTTGCTACCTTTCTCGCACGATCTCCCAATACGGCGTCCCCGGATGATCTGCGCCGCTTCCAGATATGGCAGCAAATCGAGGGCGTCCCGGTGCCGACGATGAACAGCGTTGTGTCGGCGCTGCGGTTCTTCTTCAATACCACGGTTGATCGCCCTGATTTTGGCCGCCGCCTTGTTCGGCTGGGGCACCCGCGCAAACTGCCGGTGGTGCTCTGCCGTGAGGAAGTGACACGTCGGCTCGACGCCACGACCTGCAAGCCTACGGGCAGACTAAATCCCATCGGGTTCCACAACGATGGTGCTGGTCCACGAACGGGATCCTGA
- the pal gene encoding peptidoglycan-associated lipoprotein Pal, with the protein MRRMATTAKSPAIYALFIVLAVTGCASKKIPNSAADLGLGAAAVTGASVGAGAPGSQQEFTVTVGDRIFFDTDSSTIRADAQATLARQAQWLNQYPSYSITIEGHADERGTREYNLALGARRAAASRDFLVARGVQANRLKTISYGKERPIAVCDNISCWSQNRRAVTVLNSVGS; encoded by the coding sequence ATGCGCCGGATGGCAACGACTGCAAAGAGCCCGGCGATCTATGCTCTCTTCATTGTGCTCGCGGTGACCGGCTGCGCGTCCAAGAAGATTCCCAACAGTGCGGCCGATCTCGGCCTGGGCGCGGCCGCCGTCACCGGCGCGAGCGTCGGCGCTGGGGCACCCGGCTCTCAACAAGAGTTCACTGTCACAGTCGGAGATCGGATCTTCTTCGACACCGATTCGTCCACCATACGCGCCGATGCTCAGGCAACCCTTGCCCGCCAGGCGCAGTGGCTGAACCAGTATCCGTCCTATTCGATCACCATCGAGGGACATGCGGACGAACGCGGCACACGCGAATACAACCTCGCGCTCGGCGCGCGCCGCGCCGCGGCAAGCCGCGACTTCCTGGTCGCACGCGGCGTTCAAGCAAACCGCTTGAAGACGATTTCGTATGGCAAGGAACGTCCGATCGCCGTCTGTGACAACATCTCTTGCTGGTCCCAGAATCGCCGTGCGGTAACGGTCCTGAACAGCGTCGGCAGCTGA
- a CDS encoding sensor histidine kinase gives MSAFIVISFALLSSWAENRVRASLEARTYVERFIHAVVEAERSQRAYILTQDREYLADYEYALQKIGKLAEQLREIVARNRIENDAIEELYRLAGERNSQLTTAIEVLHARGFSAAVEEVRRNEVRQTTNQILDLVATIGEEENRLLGERERQVTLLRGTLLGVLLFVLTGTFLFSTVSFEREHRMAERLADLNRDLEGKVGERTRQLELERRRVENLLADMSHRLGNNLSMLSSYLVLEARRTTDPGARETLEDVHQRIVSVASAQRRLQINSATSAVDIRAYLEALIRDIRCTLVREGICLELSAEALLMRGDDAVSLGIIVNELVVNSLKYAFPSDGGFISVSVCGKNDDVVVEVVDDGAGIDSIAQEGLGSLVVQSMVSTLAGRSAHTSARSDLERPGTRWRVQFPLRHPPAQDYADQAV, from the coding sequence GTGAGCGCATTCATCGTGATCTCGTTCGCACTGCTAAGCAGTTGGGCGGAAAATCGGGTCCGGGCATCCCTTGAGGCGAGAACCTATGTAGAACGCTTCATCCATGCGGTGGTAGAAGCCGAAAGGTCGCAACGCGCCTACATCCTTACGCAGGATCGCGAGTACCTTGCCGATTACGAGTACGCGCTGCAGAAGATCGGCAAGCTTGCTGAACAGCTTCGAGAGATAGTAGCTCGCAATCGAATTGAGAACGATGCGATAGAAGAACTCTATCGATTGGCGGGGGAGAGAAACAGTCAGCTCACGACAGCGATCGAGGTTCTACATGCCAGAGGTTTCAGTGCTGCAGTCGAAGAGGTTCGGCGGAACGAAGTCCGGCAGACAACGAACCAAATTCTCGACTTGGTAGCGACCATCGGCGAGGAGGAAAACCGCCTTCTGGGAGAACGAGAACGACAAGTCACGCTCCTGCGGGGTACCCTTCTGGGAGTTCTGCTGTTCGTGTTGACTGGCACTTTCCTTTTTTCGACGGTCAGTTTCGAACGTGAGCACAGGATGGCCGAGCGTCTGGCCGATCTAAATCGCGACCTGGAAGGAAAGGTTGGCGAACGCACTCGCCAGCTTGAACTCGAGAGACGTCGGGTCGAGAACTTGCTGGCCGACATGAGTCATCGCCTCGGCAACAACCTGTCGATGCTTTCATCATATCTAGTTCTGGAGGCTCGCCGAACCACCGACCCCGGTGCGCGCGAAACCTTGGAGGATGTGCACCAGCGGATAGTATCGGTCGCGTCGGCGCAACGTCGTCTCCAGATCAATTCAGCGACCTCGGCCGTCGATATCAGGGCGTACCTCGAAGCTCTGATCAGGGACATTCGTTGTACCCTGGTCCGGGAGGGCATTTGCTTGGAGCTGTCAGCTGAAGCGCTCCTGATGAGAGGAGATGATGCTGTCTCGCTGGGGATCATTGTAAACGAGCTTGTGGTGAACTCGCTGAAGTATGCATTCCCGTCTGATGGCGGATTCATTTCAGTGAGCGTCTGCGGGAAGAACGACGATGTCGTCGTCGAAGTGGTCGATGATGGTGCCGGAATCGATTCTATAGCTCAAGAAGGACTTGGATCACTGGTGGTCCAGTCGATGGTTAGCACTCTGGCCGGCCGCTCAGCTCATACCTCTGCTCGATCAGACTTGGAGAGACCGGGGACCCGCTGGCGGGTCCAATTCCCGCTACGACATCCCCCCGCGCAGGACTATGCTGATCAGGCAGTTTGA
- a CDS encoding lipid II flippase family protein has translation MFVVVDPFLDALADDVIAGRTSKRDFGRAVIWMEPSRLVGTLLAQALLLPSAIAIAWVAGVI, from the coding sequence ATGTTCGTGGTGGTCGACCCCTTCCTGGACGCGCTTGCGGACGATGTTATCGCCGGCCGTACGAGCAAGAGGGATTTCGGGCGCGCTGTCATATGGATGGAGCCGAGCCGCTTAGTCGGCACCCTGCTCGCGCAAGCTCTGCTGCTTCCCTCGGCGATAGCGATCGCCTGGGTCGCCGGCGTCATCTGA
- a CDS encoding HD domain-containing phosphohydrolase: protein MTVQRRSQTSISIQTKLTWLVLSSLGVALLMASVISMWHEANQFLLKKQETMAATAQVFGAAVSAATADDDAAGVQQSLRGIARIPHLLYAEVIDRDGSQLASIGSVVRLESDVDIGDTFASKNLWLLLFADTVAVTTPVIDGGEEVGKLILIAESDLLSQVWKVLGYALVGSAVALVPSLLLAWRLQRSITRPLHQLTCAMDDVARTGKYSQVSIETPDAETAQLAASFNAMVSEIGAATDKILSREGEIIQRLSRAGELRDDQTGQHVVRVAKISRVVAEKLGLDPTFVEDLCRASPMHDVGKISIPDAILHKPGKLDDDERREMETHALRGYEILSGSDSELVQLAAEIALSHHERWDGKGYPRRISGDDIPISGRLTAVADVCDALLSERPYKKPWPLSEVKRHFAENAGTHFDPACVDALLSCWSQVEEVYANDRGEATFRYPAIAS, encoded by the coding sequence GTGACTGTGCAACGCCGTTCGCAAACTTCGATCTCAATCCAGACGAAGCTGACCTGGCTCGTTCTATCGTCCCTCGGGGTCGCGCTCTTGATGGCGTCGGTGATCAGCATGTGGCACGAGGCCAATCAGTTTCTTCTTAAGAAGCAGGAAACGATGGCGGCAACCGCGCAGGTGTTTGGGGCCGCGGTATCGGCCGCCACGGCCGATGATGATGCTGCCGGGGTCCAGCAATCTCTGAGAGGCATAGCTCGGATTCCTCATCTACTCTACGCGGAGGTGATTGACAGAGACGGATCGCAGCTAGCGAGCATCGGTTCCGTTGTTCGGCTTGAAAGCGACGTAGATATCGGCGACACGTTCGCCAGCAAGAACCTGTGGCTTCTTCTATTCGCGGATACTGTAGCGGTGACGACGCCAGTCATTGATGGTGGGGAGGAGGTCGGCAAACTCATATTGATCGCCGAAAGTGACCTACTTAGCCAGGTATGGAAGGTGCTTGGATACGCACTGGTGGGGTCGGCTGTAGCTCTCGTGCCCAGCCTATTGCTTGCATGGCGACTGCAGCGATCGATCACCCGCCCGCTGCACCAATTGACCTGCGCCATGGACGACGTCGCGCGCACTGGCAAATACAGTCAGGTGTCAATTGAAACGCCGGATGCAGAGACCGCACAACTTGCCGCGAGCTTCAATGCTATGGTCTCAGAGATCGGTGCTGCCACTGACAAGATCTTGTCCCGTGAGGGAGAGATCATTCAAAGATTGTCTCGAGCAGGCGAATTGCGGGATGATCAAACCGGTCAGCACGTCGTGCGGGTTGCAAAAATTAGCAGGGTTGTCGCGGAGAAGTTGGGGCTTGATCCCACTTTCGTCGAAGACCTGTGCCGGGCGTCTCCGATGCACGATGTCGGCAAGATCTCCATCCCTGATGCCATCCTCCACAAGCCTGGAAAACTTGATGACGACGAACGGCGGGAGATGGAAACGCATGCGCTCAGGGGCTACGAAATTCTCTCCGGAAGCGACTCCGAGCTGGTGCAGTTAGCTGCTGAAATAGCGCTGTCTCATCACGAGAGATGGGATGGCAAAGGTTATCCGCGCAGAATCTCGGGTGACGACATTCCAATCTCCGGCAGGCTGACCGCTGTCGCCGACGTCTGCGACGCACTCCTTTCAGAGCGTCCTTACAAGAAGCCCTGGCCGCTCTCTGAGGTCAAAAGACACTTTGCCGAAAACGCCGGCACCCACTTCGATCCTGCCTGTGTGGACGCCCTTTTATCGTGTTGGTCCCAAGTAGAAGAAGTTTATGCAAATGATCGTGGGGAAGCGACCTTTCGATATCCGGCAATCGCCTCGTAG